A stretch of Paenibacillus sp. URB8-2 DNA encodes these proteins:
- a CDS encoding DNA alkylation repair protein, translated as MNLEVVMQELEALGKERLKKMYLSNGAHEPLFGVATGAMKPIARKIKINQPLAEQLYATGNYDAMYFAGIIADPKAMTEADFERWMDGAYFYMLSDFVVAVTLAETGIAQEVADKWIASGEELRMSAGWSCYCWLLGSRPDAQFAESKIANMLEIVGKTIHDSPERTKSSMNNFMYTVGVSYLPLHDKAVETAKAVGPVEVKRDKKKSSILLASESIQKAVEKGQLGFKRKHVRC; from the coding sequence ATGAATTTAGAAGTAGTCATGCAGGAGCTTGAAGCTCTCGGCAAGGAACGACTCAAAAAAATGTACTTGTCCAATGGAGCGCACGAACCGCTTTTTGGCGTGGCGACAGGCGCTATGAAGCCTATAGCCAGGAAAATCAAAATCAATCAACCTTTGGCTGAGCAGCTTTACGCCACAGGCAACTACGACGCCATGTACTTTGCTGGCATCATTGCGGATCCGAAAGCGATGACCGAGGCGGATTTTGAGCGTTGGATGGATGGGGCTTATTTTTACATGCTGTCCGATTTCGTGGTTGCGGTAACCTTGGCGGAAACTGGTATTGCGCAAGAAGTTGCCGATAAATGGATCGCAAGCGGCGAAGAGCTAAGAATGTCAGCGGGATGGAGTTGTTATTGCTGGCTTTTGGGCAGTCGGCCGGACGCTCAGTTTGCCGAAAGCAAAATCGCTAACATGCTGGAGATTGTGGGAAAGACGATCCACGATTCTCCCGAACGAACGAAATCTTCGATGAATAATTTTATGTACACAGTAGGGGTATCCTATCTGCCGCTCCATGATAAGGCGGTCGAGACCGCTAAGGCAGTAGGCCCAGTAGAAGTTAAACGGGACAAGAAGAAAAGCAGTATCTTGCTCGCTTCCGAAAGTATTCAAAAGGCGGTAGAAAAAGGGCAGCTTGGTTTCAAACGCAAGCATGTAAGATGTTAA
- a CDS encoding PQQ-dependent sugar dehydrogenase, with protein MTKVKVSLRPIVGKINLPTVLKTAILPGDSMERLFIATQVGEIFYIRNGVIRTFLDIRPRIIKLGFSGGRYDERGLLGLAFHPEFYYNGLFYLHYSVVGTQGPGALPSSEVSRQGLPEFFKPNPCDPRTLNLKWINREIQYDHIDTVEEWILQSNGQPQKRRTLLHLRRPFFNHNGVNSLNFSPETRKLVLTTGDGGSGYDPFNLSQDDMEIAGKIIEIDVAKNTYINNPPVVTRFNELPAPIQETLTVIAKGVRNIPGISFQRFYNQYIKYVGIVGQDLVESIFSFVHYKSIPVPQLIQASLMKSEPDQEGFINFGWRGWEGAFPTSIITGCSANPTLEEKTIAYYNDAVKTSVQRIQPLTSYFHKDPRPDKFGGTALTGVQSYMGNGIPNLTGSVVFTDFARNEESQPPNRGVLAYTRVRPDCKLSDFSVIETDYNFGSQSAYYASLGTNLDQTRLYLGVYGSMNVTDLNQGTIFEIVP; from the coding sequence TTGACAAAAGTTAAAGTTAGTTTACGGCCCATTGTTGGTAAGATAAATTTACCTACTGTTTTGAAAACAGCTATACTTCCGGGTGACTCAATGGAAAGATTATTTATTGCAACACAGGTAGGAGAGATCTTTTACATTAGAAACGGAGTTATAAGGACTTTTTTAGATATTCGCCCGCGAATCATAAAACTAGGTTTTTCTGGTGGTAGATATGATGAACGGGGATTGCTAGGGCTAGCGTTTCATCCCGAATTTTATTATAACGGTCTGTTTTATCTTCATTATTCAGTAGTTGGAACACAAGGTCCAGGTGCTCTTCCTAGTTCAGAAGTTTCAAGACAAGGTCTTCCTGAATTTTTCAAGCCTAACCCGTGTGACCCCAGAACCTTAAACTTAAAGTGGATAAATAGAGAAATTCAATATGATCATATTGATACAGTTGAAGAATGGATTTTACAATCGAATGGTCAACCTCAAAAACGGCGGACATTACTTCATTTAAGAAGACCATTTTTTAATCATAATGGTGTCAATAGCCTGAACTTTTCACCTGAAACAAGAAAACTTGTTTTAACAACCGGAGATGGTGGATCAGGCTATGATCCATTTAATTTAAGCCAGGATGATATGGAAATCGCCGGTAAAATAATTGAAATTGATGTAGCTAAGAATACATATATCAATAATCCACCGGTAGTCACACGTTTTAATGAACTTCCCGCACCTATTCAGGAAACGCTTACGGTAATTGCCAAAGGGGTTCGCAATATACCGGGCATTTCATTTCAAAGGTTTTATAACCAGTATATCAAATATGTAGGAATTGTCGGACAGGATCTGGTAGAGTCGATTTTTTCATTCGTTCATTATAAATCAATACCGGTTCCTCAGCTTATTCAAGCTTCTTTAATGAAATCTGAACCTGACCAAGAAGGATTTATTAATTTTGGCTGGCGAGGGTGGGAAGGTGCTTTTCCCACTTCGATTATAACCGGCTGCTCTGCAAATCCAACTTTAGAAGAGAAAACAATTGCCTATTACAATGATGCAGTAAAAACTTCAGTGCAGCGTATTCAGCCTCTAACTAGTTATTTTCATAAAGATCCAAGGCCGGATAAGTTTGGAGGAACTGCACTTACGGGAGTCCAGTCATATATGGGAAATGGAATTCCCAATTTAACTGGAAGCGTTGTGTTTACCGATTTTGCCCGGAATGAAGAATCTCAACCTCCGAATCGAGGGGTTTTAGCTTATACCAGGGTAAGACCAGATTGTAAACTAAGTGATTTTAGTGTTATTGAAACCGATTATAATTTTGGGTCTCAATCAGCTTATTATGCTAGTTTGGGAACGAATCTGGATCAAACCAGACTATATTTAGGGGTTTATGGCTCTATGAACGTGACTGATTTAAACCAAGGTACTATTTTTGAAATTGTTCCATGA
- a CDS encoding response regulator transcription factor, protein MKVLIVDDETDVRDSIRLLVDWEDYRITDVLEASDGSSAMTLIESEQPEIIFTDVKMPNVDGMTLLQWIEDNAPDSKRIVISGYDDYAYIRKTMMHGGLDYLLKPIKRSELLDALRRAVDTWLKDEESRRLNIRKDVEINKTMPMYWDKILSNAVSQPGFYPTVANELHASFGWSAVRECRVAMMITDPLPRVVLDKFGGNLDLLYFLMGNICNEVIGPPENGYAFKHADPNYGLILLLTGDLTAADGKLRAMNDALYKVLRARFHCACSSTTAFPHRLHDGFEQMLQAARGVSFLKNTDRIHYEGDTPPPVPAQRIALADFANPLTAAVHRGEPSRIGSAVAKWIQTVGELEAVTWEQLKYWRYEYELLRGRLLKDTDRTADTPAHASSPGLFPISPDSRLSLEDWRREWTDDLCEIAKALKEASLREYDVIHSIKQYIDANYRENLSLQDIAGQFFLSREYVSRRFKQVYNENLSDYLEQVRIEQAKLLLANGQYKVSSVAEMVGYQDGRYFSKIFGKLTGMTPREWRKEAGQEA, encoded by the coding sequence ATGAAAGTTCTGATTGTTGACGACGAGACGGATGTACGGGATTCCATCCGGCTTCTTGTGGATTGGGAGGACTATCGGATCACCGATGTCCTGGAAGCTTCGGACGGGTCGTCGGCGATGACGCTGATTGAAAGCGAGCAGCCGGAGATTATTTTCACGGATGTGAAAATGCCCAATGTGGACGGAATGACGCTGCTTCAATGGATAGAGGACAACGCTCCCGATTCGAAGCGCATCGTCATCAGCGGCTATGACGATTATGCCTATATCCGCAAAACGATGATGCATGGCGGGCTGGATTATCTGCTGAAGCCGATCAAGCGCAGCGAACTGCTCGATGCGCTTCGCCGCGCGGTTGACACTTGGCTGAAAGACGAAGAATCGCGCAGGCTGAATATCCGAAAGGATGTCGAAATCAACAAGACCATGCCGATGTATTGGGATAAAATACTCTCAAACGCCGTTTCGCAGCCCGGATTCTATCCGACCGTCGCCAACGAGCTTCACGCTTCCTTCGGGTGGTCCGCGGTCCGGGAATGCCGGGTCGCCATGATGATTACCGATCCGCTGCCCAGAGTCGTGCTGGATAAATTCGGCGGCAACCTGGATCTGCTGTATTTTCTGATGGGCAATATCTGCAACGAGGTGATCGGCCCTCCGGAGAACGGTTATGCCTTTAAGCACGCCGATCCCAATTATGGACTAATCCTCCTTCTGACCGGGGACCTCACGGCGGCGGACGGGAAGCTGAGAGCCATGAATGACGCCTTGTACAAGGTGTTGCGCGCCCGTTTTCACTGTGCTTGCAGCAGCACGACGGCGTTCCCGCATCGGCTTCACGACGGATTTGAGCAGATGCTGCAGGCGGCTCGCGGCGTGTCCTTCCTGAAGAATACGGACCGGATTCATTACGAGGGCGATACGCCTCCCCCGGTCCCGGCCCAAAGGATCGCTCTCGCCGACTTCGCCAATCCCCTTACGGCCGCGGTCCACAGAGGTGAGCCGAGCCGGATCGGAAGCGCGGTCGCCAAGTGGATACAGACGGTAGGGGAGCTGGAGGCGGTTACCTGGGAGCAGCTGAAATACTGGCGGTATGAGTATGAGCTGCTTCGCGGCCGTCTGCTCAAGGACACGGACCGGACGGCGGATACGCCGGCCCACGCATCGTCTCCCGGACTGTTCCCGATCAGTCCGGACAGCCGGCTGTCGCTGGAGGACTGGCGCCGGGAGTGGACCGACGACTTGTGCGAAATCGCCAAAGCGCTGAAGGAAGCCAGCCTCAGGGAATACGACGTGATCCATTCGATCAAGCAGTATATCGACGCCAATTACAGGGAGAACCTGTCGCTTCAGGATATCGCGGGACAGTTCTTCTTAAGCCGGGAGTATGTTTCGCGGAGGTTCAAGCAGGTGTACAACGAGAATCTTTCGGATTACCTGGAGCAGGTCCGGATCGAGCAGGCCAAGCTTCTGCTTGCGAACGGACAGTACAAAGTGTCTTCCGTCGCCGAAATGGTGGGCTATCAGGACGGGCGGTACTTCAGCAAGATCTTCGGCAAGCTGACGGGAATGACACCGAGGGAATGGAGAAAGGAAGCCGGACAGGAAGCCTGA
- a CDS encoding cache domain-containing sensor histidine kinase, with the protein MKYRSSIRYKLSVFLMAAILLPIAASILISYIYTKHSLKEDAIRENSTSVRQGATSLASLLGGMNSISLYAYNNIQMPGSLYNILVQYHNDFMVENNIYTGLHAIEQSAKDIQQVYLYSDLTDQSWLLINGYLKREAGSVGLNGHYIQPIDKNDPYLEPPHLSHNYGMEEFPYSPSNTVFTVHRPIYRAPLKERIGILSIDFKLDGFRGIMNMLYDKGNENIYLLDDTGTAIYSSEDDLIGQKPSYAWLQHARYTFDRSGHFDWKEDNGFHGIVVFEKFELIGRVWIVAKEIPDSYLYSNASRVLRINMVVLMSFLLVAIAATLCVSVWVTAPIKKLTESIRRIKLGKLHFDPDLERSDEVGVLGSAIKNMVDTIDNLIMRELKLELANKDNQLKALQAQINPHFIFNTLQSIGSVALHHKVPKIYELTSSLGLMMRYNMNTEESVVPVSKEIAHVEAYLELQKQRFKDRLSYTLDIAENANLELQVPKMILQPIVENCFKHGFEDAAQAEITVAAQAGEDRLTLSVLDNGPGISLDRLLELNRRIGREASGRTPEGSIGLVNVISRLRLFFNGEAEVSISNAQPSGLSVVIIIPVRKERLPS; encoded by the coding sequence ATGAAATACCGCAGCAGCATCCGTTACAAGCTGAGTGTATTCCTTATGGCCGCCATCCTTCTGCCCATAGCGGCATCCATTCTCATCTCATATATTTATACCAAACATTCGCTGAAGGAGGACGCCATCCGGGAGAACTCAACATCGGTCCGTCAAGGAGCGACCAGCCTCGCCAGTTTGTTGGGCGGGATGAACAGCATTTCGCTGTACGCCTATAACAACATCCAGATGCCGGGGAGCCTGTATAACATTCTCGTTCAGTATCACAACGATTTCATGGTCGAGAACAATATCTATACCGGTCTTCACGCCATCGAGCAATCCGCTAAGGATATCCAGCAGGTATATCTCTATTCCGATTTGACCGATCAGTCCTGGCTGCTCATCAACGGCTATTTGAAGCGGGAGGCCGGCAGCGTGGGCTTGAACGGCCACTACATTCAGCCTATAGACAAGAACGATCCTTATCTGGAGCCCCCCCACCTCTCGCACAACTACGGGATGGAGGAGTTCCCCTACAGTCCATCTAATACAGTCTTCACCGTTCATCGACCGATCTACCGCGCGCCCTTGAAAGAGCGGATCGGCATTCTGTCTATCGATTTCAAACTGGACGGATTTCGGGGCATTATGAACATGCTGTACGACAAAGGTAATGAGAACATCTACTTGCTGGACGATACCGGCACCGCGATATACAGCTCCGAAGACGATCTTATCGGACAAAAGCCTTCCTACGCCTGGCTGCAGCATGCGCGCTACACCTTCGACAGGTCGGGGCACTTCGACTGGAAAGAAGACAACGGCTTTCACGGCATCGTCGTCTTCGAGAAATTCGAGCTGATCGGCCGGGTCTGGATCGTCGCCAAGGAAATACCGGACAGCTATCTCTATAGCAATGCTTCCCGCGTGCTTAGGATCAATATGGTAGTCCTGATGTCATTTCTGCTCGTCGCCATCGCGGCGACGCTGTGTGTTTCGGTCTGGGTTACCGCGCCGATCAAGAAGCTAACCGAGTCGATCCGACGGATCAAGCTGGGCAAGCTGCATTTCGATCCGGATCTGGAACGCAGCGATGAAGTCGGGGTTCTCGGCAGCGCGATAAAGAATATGGTGGATACGATCGACAACCTGATTATGCGGGAGCTGAAGCTTGAACTGGCCAACAAGGACAACCAGTTGAAGGCGCTCCAGGCCCAGATCAATCCGCATTTTATCTTTAATACGCTGCAGTCCATCGGGTCCGTCGCGCTCCACCACAAGGTGCCCAAGATCTATGAGCTGACCTCCTCGCTGGGTCTGATGATGCGCTATAACATGAACACGGAAGAATCCGTCGTTCCGGTCTCCAAGGAAATCGCCCATGTGGAGGCATATCTCGAACTGCAGAAGCAGCGTTTCAAGGATAGGCTGTCGTATACCCTGGACATCGCGGAGAACGCCAATCTCGAGCTGCAGGTTCCCAAAATGATTCTACAGCCCATTGTCGAGAACTGCTTCAAGCACGGCTTTGAAGACGCCGCGCAGGCTGAAATTACGGTTGCCGCCCAGGCCGGCGAAGACCGGCTGACTCTGTCGGTTCTGGATAACGGGCCCGGTATTTCACTGGATCGCCTCTTGGAGCTCAACCGGAGGATCGGGCGGGAGGCATCGGGGCGTACCCCAGAGGGCAGCATAGGCTTGGTCAACGTAATATCCAGACTGCGTCTCTTCTTTAACGGAGAGGCCGAGGTGTCCATCAGCAACGCTCAGCCTTCGGGGCTGTCCGTCGTAATTATCATCCCTGTACGAAAGGAGCGGTTGCCTTCATGA
- a CDS encoding ABC transporter substrate-binding protein — protein MKKFSSVILAGFLALSAVLAGCSGSVSETGSPAAGTEPAQASGKDEITLYTIQSTNPNFQEWLKETEEKSGVKINWVAAPTDSDTRQQKLSTILSSGDSSVDILEINDEMATSFKNAGWLEPLQDKVLTADILKQLPQGYMKDMLTSNKGDVIGVPTYTGYLALWVDQKKLDEAGMTSIDTEEDFVNFLKATTKDGHYGYGGSWEKTYVFNEVATFVQLFGGDYLDWTNENSRKAVKFMYDMANTWKVTPIDQIADKYEQMNQKFIDGKYAAVFMWGTGTDYKQANRYGPDQIHMINMPKFEKRSIFTDSWSYVLNSASKNKEAAIKFLQYAASEDGELNGWKNFDRYPARADVASNEAVSGDIKGIYTEIQQTNEVHGRPMLPQTMEFISEMGTLFQNYIQDKITLDDFCKKAQEAVERYK, from the coding sequence ATGAAGAAATTTTCGTCAGTCATCTTGGCAGGCTTCCTCGCTCTATCCGCAGTGCTTGCAGGCTGCTCCGGATCAGTCTCGGAGACGGGAAGTCCGGCTGCCGGAACGGAGCCGGCGCAAGCCTCCGGCAAAGATGAGATTACCCTGTACACCATCCAATCTACGAACCCCAACTTTCAGGAATGGCTGAAGGAGACGGAGGAGAAGAGCGGCGTGAAGATCAATTGGGTCGCCGCGCCGACCGACTCGGACACCCGCCAGCAGAAGCTCTCCACGATCCTGTCCTCCGGCGACAGCTCCGTGGATATTCTCGAGATCAATGATGAGATGGCGACGTCTTTCAAGAATGCCGGATGGCTGGAGCCGCTTCAGGACAAGGTGCTGACGGCGGACATTCTGAAGCAGCTGCCGCAGGGCTATATGAAGGATATGCTGACCTCGAATAAGGGGGATGTCATCGGCGTGCCGACTTATACGGGCTATCTCGCGCTGTGGGTGGATCAGAAGAAGCTCGACGAAGCAGGCATGACCTCGATCGACACCGAGGAGGATTTCGTGAACTTCCTGAAGGCGACGACTAAGGACGGCCATTACGGATACGGCGGCTCCTGGGAGAAGACTTACGTATTCAATGAAGTCGCCACTTTCGTTCAACTGTTCGGCGGAGACTATCTGGACTGGACGAACGAGAACAGCCGGAAGGCGGTCAAGTTCATGTACGATATGGCGAACACCTGGAAGGTAACGCCGATAGATCAGATTGCGGACAAATATGAGCAGATGAACCAGAAGTTCATCGACGGGAAGTACGCGGCCGTGTTCATGTGGGGAACGGGAACGGATTACAAGCAGGCGAACCGGTACGGTCCGGATCAGATTCACATGATCAACATGCCCAAATTCGAGAAGCGGAGCATCTTCACCGATTCCTGGAGCTATGTGCTGAATTCGGCGTCCAAGAATAAAGAGGCGGCCATCAAGTTCCTTCAGTACGCGGCCAGCGAAGACGGCGAACTGAATGGCTGGAAGAATTTCGACCGTTATCCGGCCAGAGCGGATGTGGCGTCCAATGAAGCGGTCTCCGGCGATATCAAGGGGATTTACACCGAGATCCAGCAGACCAACGAGGTTCATGGACGCCCGATGCTTCCGCAAACCATGGAGTTCATCTCCGAGATGGGCACGCTGTTCCAGAACTACATTCAGGACAAAATCACATTGGACGATTTCTGCAAAAAGGCGCAGGAAGCGGTCGAGCGCTATAAATAA
- a CDS encoding carbohydrate ABC transporter permease, with translation MYAGKKYLTIAWILVLPALIIRIFTTIYPILETFRISFFEVRLLQGIRKFVGLENYIQIFHDSKMITSIQFTLIFVVGSMIGHIILGIALALILNMKFGGQKMLRTIVLLPWAMPMVVIAMASKWAFNNEYGLINDFIRWFSSSFNLDWLIYTNTARIAVIGVDLWKDIPFFAILILAGLQFISADMYEAAKIDGAGALGSFFRITLPLLSRNILILSIFFTMWRITSFDVVYAMTSGGPGESTALIAYRVTTEAFTNLNTGYAASIAVVLFLVMALLSWLSMSAAKRLDY, from the coding sequence ATGTATGCAGGCAAAAAGTATTTGACCATCGCCTGGATTCTCGTGCTTCCGGCGCTGATTATCCGGATCTTCACGACGATCTATCCCATTCTCGAAACCTTTCGCATCAGCTTCTTCGAGGTCAGGCTGCTTCAGGGGATACGGAAATTCGTAGGTCTGGAGAATTATATCCAGATCTTCCACGATTCCAAAATGATCACCTCGATCCAATTTACGCTCATCTTTGTGGTCGGCTCGATGATCGGACATATCATTCTGGGAATCGCCCTTGCCTTGATACTCAATATGAAATTCGGCGGGCAGAAGATGCTCCGCACCATTGTGCTGCTCCCGTGGGCGATGCCTATGGTCGTCATTGCGATGGCTTCCAAGTGGGCGTTTAACAACGAGTACGGCTTGATCAACGATTTCATCCGCTGGTTCAGCTCGTCGTTTAACCTGGACTGGCTGATCTATACGAATACGGCCCGGATTGCGGTTATCGGCGTGGATTTGTGGAAGGACATTCCCTTCTTTGCGATTCTGATTCTGGCCGGCCTTCAGTTCATTTCGGCCGATATGTACGAGGCGGCTAAGATCGACGGTGCCGGAGCGCTCGGTTCGTTCTTCCGAATCACGCTGCCGCTGCTGTCCCGAAACATTCTGATTCTCAGTATTTTCTTCACGATGTGGCGCATCACGTCGTTCGACGTGGTGTATGCGATGACAAGCGGAGGGCCGGGCGAAAGCACGGCGCTGATCGCGTACCGCGTAACGACCGAGGCGTTCACGAATCTGAATACCGGCTATGCCGCTTCGATCGCGGTCGTGCTGTTCCTGGTCATGGCTCTTCTAAGCTGGCTCAGCATGTCCGCGGCCAAGCGCTTGGACTACTAA
- a CDS encoding carbohydrate ABC transporter permease: MADKISRPLPLILLMWGLAAIVAFLILFPLWWIFVSSITPAGELFSKPIKYWPAHPTLDSYRYLINNVGLLPKITDTAIIVGLSILIGMIVSVMAAFSFARFRSRGLTIAVGFLLASMLIPDVVTARPLYDFLRSVHLYDTYTGLILLYISGLLPFSILILQNYLGDIPVSIEESAAIDGCGFFQSMYYVTVPLLRPALATVCIVNFITCLNNFFTPLFYSNGISVLSTAITQLPLRDNMYAVPWDLVSAMGWIIILPIIIFVAVFQRQIMEGIMAGGVKG, from the coding sequence ATGGCTGACAAAATCTCAAGGCCTCTGCCGCTGATCCTTCTGATGTGGGGGCTGGCGGCGATCGTCGCTTTCCTGATTCTGTTTCCGCTGTGGTGGATTTTCGTCTCATCCATTACGCCCGCCGGAGAATTGTTCTCCAAACCGATCAAATATTGGCCGGCTCATCCGACGCTGGACAGCTACCGCTACCTGATCAATAATGTCGGACTGCTTCCGAAGATTACGGACACGGCGATTATTGTAGGCTTGTCGATTCTGATCGGCATGATAGTATCCGTCATGGCCGCTTTCAGCTTCGCGAGGTTCCGCAGCAGAGGCTTAACGATCGCCGTCGGCTTCCTGCTGGCGTCCATGCTTATTCCAGACGTCGTTACGGCTCGGCCGCTCTACGACTTCCTGCGAAGCGTACATTTATACGATACGTACACGGGGCTTATTCTGCTGTATATCAGCGGCCTGCTGCCGTTCTCCATTCTGATTCTGCAAAATTACCTGGGCGATATCCCCGTCTCCATCGAGGAATCGGCCGCCATCGACGGCTGCGGCTTCTTCCAGTCGATGTACTACGTCACGGTGCCGCTTCTGCGGCCTGCGCTGGCGACAGTCTGCATCGTCAACTTCATTACATGCCTGAACAACTTCTTCACGCCGCTCTTCTACTCGAACGGCATCTCGGTTCTGTCCACGGCCATCACGCAGCTACCGCTTCGGGACAATATGTACGCCGTTCCCTGGGACCTGGTAAGCGCCATGGGCTGGATCATTATTCTGCCCATCATTATCTTCGTCGCCGTCTTTCAGCGGCAGATCATGGAGGGCATTATGGCTGGAGGCGTGAAGGGCTGA
- a CDS encoding glycoside hydrolase family 172 protein yields MNLNPFMGGLTALPMLKSGRSRAINAENPRGDKGKGGMAASHLGPSRKGSPCIRDVAPGATVTLAEIDGPGVIEHIWITVTDHTETDIFVLRDLVLRMYWDDETEPSVESPLGDFFCCGFGRGCTVNSQAIVVNPTRGFNCYFPMPFRKKAVIVIENQHEAQIPALFYQIDYCLHDELPEDTAYFHARWKRQRVTNKAEDYVILDNVRGRGHYVGTYMALTTLERYWWGEGEIKMYIDGDKEFPTICGTGTEDYFGGAWSFATQKEGRTVENTYCTPYMGYPYYSSHDEAVHNLYHNDDAPPMRGFYRWHIPDPIRFYEDLKVTIQQIGVYKKGLFERRDDVASVAYWYQTEPHQAFEPLMSKEERWPR; encoded by the coding sequence ATGAATTTGAATCCGTTTATGGGAGGACTTACGGCTCTCCCCATGCTCAAATCCGGCCGAAGCCGGGCAATTAACGCGGAGAATCCGCGCGGGGACAAAGGAAAAGGGGGAATGGCGGCCAGCCATCTCGGCCCCTCCCGCAAAGGCTCGCCCTGTATCCGGGACGTCGCGCCCGGAGCCACGGTTACGCTGGCAGAAATCGACGGTCCCGGCGTCATTGAACACATCTGGATCACGGTGACCGATCATACCGAGACGGATATCTTCGTGCTGCGGGATCTGGTGCTGCGGATGTATTGGGACGATGAAACCGAGCCTTCCGTCGAAAGTCCGCTCGGCGATTTCTTCTGCTGCGGCTTCGGAAGAGGCTGTACCGTCAATTCCCAGGCCATCGTCGTAAATCCGACCCGGGGCTTCAACTGCTATTTTCCGATGCCTTTTCGCAAGAAGGCCGTAATTGTGATCGAGAATCAGCATGAGGCCCAGATACCGGCTTTGTTCTATCAAATCGATTACTGCCTGCATGACGAGCTGCCGGAGGATACCGCGTATTTCCATGCCCGGTGGAAGCGGCAGCGGGTGACGAACAAAGCGGAGGATTACGTCATTCTGGACAACGTCAGAGGACGCGGCCATTATGTGGGCACCTATATGGCGCTGACGACCCTGGAGCGGTACTGGTGGGGTGAAGGGGAAATCAAGATGTATATCGACGGCGATAAGGAGTTTCCCACCATCTGCGGCACCGGTACCGAAGATTATTTCGGAGGCGCCTGGAGCTTCGCGACCCAGAAGGAAGGAAGAACCGTCGAGAACACCTACTGCACGCCGTATATGGGCTACCCTTATTACTCTAGCCATGACGAGGCTGTTCATAATCTCTACCATAACGACGACGCGCCGCCGATGCGGGGCTTCTACCGGTGGCATATTCCGGACCCGATCCGGTTCTATGAGGATTTGAAAGTGACGATCCAGCAGATCGGCGTGTATAAGAAAGGGCTGTTCGAACGTCGGGACGATGTCGCGTCGGTTGCCTACTGGTATCAGACTGAGCCTCATCAGGCTTTTGAGCCCCTGATGTCCAAGGAGGAGCGCTGGCCGAGGTAA